One Methanobacterium sp. genomic region harbors:
- a CDS encoding phage tail protein: MSNTEQVISYFRIEDRINDPCTSFAIKLNTPVDPEEFETGVDISFQMTDTENPNDFEIHQGKIGIVGRNQVVDGKVYDITGRNAGNYLSRQNFIWNCTLTNPTLTAPLTILNLILQNTGISIGLGQTFKSGIKLSNSPNDKGFFGGEFNPKWKALDMLFDAYSEAAGIKKCRWFIDSGNNLKWFEIGTNRGNIRTISNADDSISIDIKKDATNIVNYLEGYGGTDSTIKVILTDSESIKTYGRLEGDNIVDSSITTEAALRTKVQDELNIKSKPIYSGTIKFAGIFDYENGEQIQLIDDAKYKEVIFTVTGIIKEGTSANPVTTLTVTTDESAIVPTNLAENIQAMIDKSAQNSTVATVVQVDKLTNQVLAKSHSSGCLVVLNRV; the protein is encoded by the coding sequence ATGTCTAATACAGAGCAAGTTATAAGTTATTTCCGTATTGAAGACCGTATAAATGACCCCTGTACTTCTTTTGCAATAAAATTAAATACTCCTGTAGATCCTGAAGAATTTGAGACAGGGGTAGATATAAGTTTTCAAATGACTGATACTGAAAATCCTAATGATTTTGAAATACATCAGGGAAAAATAGGTATAGTAGGCAGGAATCAAGTTGTAGATGGGAAAGTATATGATATAACAGGTAGAAATGCAGGTAATTATTTATCCAGACAAAATTTTATATGGAATTGCACATTAACCAATCCAACACTTACAGCTCCTTTAACAATACTCAATTTAATCCTACAAAATACAGGGATTTCAATAGGACTTGGACAAACATTTAAATCAGGAATAAAGCTTAGTAATTCCCCAAATGATAAAGGCTTTTTTGGTGGAGAATTTAATCCAAAATGGAAAGCGTTAGATATGTTATTTGATGCTTATTCAGAAGCAGCAGGAATTAAAAAATGCCGCTGGTTTATTGATTCTGGAAATAATTTAAAATGGTTTGAAATTGGAACAAATAGAGGAAATATAAGGACAATTAGCAATGCTGATGATAGTATAAGTATCGATATAAAAAAAGATGCCACAAATATTGTAAATTATCTTGAAGGATATGGAGGAACAGATAGCACTATAAAAGTAATTTTAACAGATTCTGAAAGTATTAAAACATATGGTAGACTTGAAGGAGACAATATAGTCGATAGTAGCATTACAACAGAAGCAGCTTTAAGAACAAAAGTTCAAGACGAATTAAATATTAAATCAAAACCTATTTATTCAGGAACAATTAAATTTGCAGGAATATTTGACTATGAAAATGGAGAACAGATCCAATTAATAGATGATGCAAAATATAAAGAAGTAATTTTTACAGTTACAGGCATCATTAAGGAAGGAACTTCTGCAAACCCAGTAACAACTTTAACGGTTACAACAGACGAATCCGCCATTGTACCAACGAATCTAGCCGAAAATATACAGGCCATGATAGATAAATCGGCCCAAAATTCTACTGTGGCCACTGTTGTCCAGGTAGATAAATTAACTAATCAGGTCCTTGCAAAATCCCATTCAAGTGGATGTTTAGTTGTACTTAATCGGGTGTGA